CAAACTCTCCTCGGATAAATAGCCCTCCGCAATTGAGCCTTCAGCTTGTGCCCTATTACGCACGTATTGCTTCAATCGTCCCAAGTAACTTTTACATAAATACGTCATAATGCTTAGTATATACTTAACGAAATTGGAAAAAGATGTCTTAAATATGTTTAGTAGCACGCTAACCTTTCTATTGGATACATCCACCGGTAATGTACCGGGCCACCAACTTTTACTTCATCAACGAGGTGCACTGTAAGGTGAACCATGACAGTGAAGAAGGACGGAGGAAATATCATTTCCATCTGACACAGAGTTTGCACAACATGATTCTGAAGGTCACCAGGATTCATAGGATTTACAGCTTTTCCACAGAGTTCTCGAAAAAATGAGGACAGATTCGCAATCACATTCGATACTGGACTTGGCAGTGCATTCTTCACCAAAATTGGAAGTAATTGTTCCATTAGAATGTGGCAGTCGTGACTCTTCAACCCATACAACTTGCGCTGCCGGATGTCAACACAACGAGCAATATTGCTCGAGTAACCATCTGGAAAGACCACGTTCTGTAGAGTCTTCAGGAATACATCCTTCTGTGGATTCGACATTGTGAAGATTGCTGAAGGATATTTACCATCTTCATCCGGCCACAATTCAGACCTTATGCCCATGCTTTGTAAATCTTTGCGAGCCTTAAGATTGTCCTTTGATTTGACGCTATCGTTTAAGATAGTGAAGACCACATTGTCACAAATGTTCTTCTCTATATGCATCACATCAAGGTTATGACGCAACATGTGATCCTTCCAGTACGAGAGTTCAAAGAACACACTCCTCTTTTTCCAATACGAGTCATCTTGATCTGCATCTTCACCAATGCGTCTTCTTTTGGCTGTCAGAGTTGAGCTCTTTCCAAATGATACTTGCATGTTACACTGCTGCCTTAAGACATCTGCTCCAGAATACTTCTTCGGTGGATCTCTGCTTTCAACTTGTCCGTCAAATCTAATCCGGTCTACTCTATATTTATGGCCCTGATTCAAGAAGCGGCGATGACCCGTGTAACACCATTTTCGACTGAATGTTAGTCGCTGAGCCTTAGCATCCATGTTACACGTGGGACAAGCTAACCCACTGTACGTGTTCCACCCAGATAAATTTTCCAACCCTGGAAAATCGCTAATAGTCCACATTAGTGCCGCACGCATCTTGAAAGTGGTCCCCTTATTAGCATCATAAGTTTCAACGCCATCCCAGAGTTGCTTCAACTCATCCACTAGGGGCTCCAAATAAACATCGATGTCGTTACCCGACATTTTAGGACCGGGAATAATCATAGACAGTATAAAAGATGCCTGTTTCATGCATAGCCAGGGAGGAAGATTGTACGTAATAAGAATCATAAGCCAAATAGAATACGTGGTACTCATATTTCTGAAAGGATTAAAACCGTCACTTGCTAAAGCCAAGCGAACACTGCGAGCATCGTTAGAAAAAGAAGGATACTTAGCATCAAAGTCTTTCCATGATTCAGCGTCCCTTGGATGCCTCAAGTACCCATCATTATTATCTGCCTCCTTATGCTATAACATGTCAGATGAAGTTTTGCTACACATGAATAACCGTTGCAGTCGTGGTATTAGAGGAAAGTAACGGAATGTCTTCGCTGGGAGAGGCTTTCCGTTTTTCCTGACAGGTATTTTGAGTTTCGTAATGGAACCCTTTCGCGTCTTCTGCTTCCATCGTGAAGTCCCACACTGCTTGCATTTCGTCGCGCCCTCATCCTCACCCCGATACAACATGCAATCATTCGGGCATGCATCTACCTTTTTGTACTCAATCCCCAACTTTCGGATAGTTTTCTTGGCTTCATACAAAGTGGACGAAAATTTGGCTTGTTCAAATGCATCCCGCAATAAGTCCAAAATCATCGACATAGCCTTGTCACTCACACCACACATACACTTAATGTGATAAAACTTCACTAGGAAAGACAATTTTGAGTATTTTGAGCAGCCAGGATATAATTCCTCCGCTCCATCCGCAAGAAGATCGACAAAATCCTGTGCCTCGCAACTTGGACCATCGTACAAGTACGGTAACTCTACATCATCGTCTTCTACAGGATCTGCTGTTGTGGTCTTCTCACTTTCAGGAGGCATTGTGACGTTAAATGCCTCGTGCACCATTTGAAGATATAGattcacttcgagtgtaggTTTCTCAACTATTAGTGTGCAAGTAGAGCTCTCCCCAGCTGGTTTCTCACTATGACGCAACCACAAAGTATAGCCAGCGGGAAAGGGCTTTATCAACAGGTGGTCATACGCATCCTCTCTTGTTTGCATAAATTGAAACCCACATTGAGGGCATGGACACTTTATCATGTTATCCGACGATGCATTCGCAAA
This sequence is a window from Arachis duranensis cultivar V14167 chromosome 2, aradu.V14167.gnm2.J7QH, whole genome shotgun sequence. Protein-coding genes within it:
- the LOC107475818 gene encoding uncharacterized protein LOC107475818, coding for MDKTWILKPQDSIEYRRGLNMFLDFAFANASSDNMIKCPCPQCGFQFMQTREDAYDHLLIKPFPAGYTLWLRHSEKPAGESSTCTLIVEKPTLEVNLYLQMVHEAFNVTMPPESEKTTTADPVEDDDVELPYLYDGPSCEAQDFVDLLADGAEELYPGCSKYSKLSFLVKFYHIKCMCGVSDKAMSMILDLLRDAFEQAKFSSTLYEAKKTIRKLGIEYKKVDACPNDCMLYRGEDEGATKCKQCGTSRWKQKTRKGSITKLKIPHKEADNNDGYLRHPRDAESWKDFDAKYPSFSNDARSVRLALASDGFNPFRNMSTTYSIWLMILITYNLPPWLCMKQASFILSMIIPGPKMSGNDIDVYLEPLVDELKQLWDGVETYDANKGTTFKMRAALMWTISDFPGLENLSGWNTYSGLACPTCNMDAKAQRLTFSRKWCYTGHRRFLNQGHKYRVDRIRFDGQVESRDPPKKYSGADVLRQQCNMQVSFGKSSTLTAKRRRIGEDADQDDSYWKKRSVFFELSYWKDHMLRHNLDVMHIEKNICDNVVFTILNDSVKSKDNLKARKDLQSMGIRSELWPDEDGKYPSAIFTMSNPQKDVFLKTLQNVVFPDGYSSNIARCVDIRQRKLYGLKSHDCHILMEQLLPILVKNALPSPVSNVIANLSSFFRELCGKAVNPMNPGDLQNHVVQTLCQMEMIFPPSFFTVMVHLTVHLVDEVKVGGPVHYRWMYPIESYLGRLKQYVRNRAQAEGSIAEGYLSEESLTFCSRYLDNTETRINRPARVDDRPVDTTNNTGCTMFPEIGKGSGVVSHFVLAPTKRDQAHRHVLVNCEAVAPFIESETKRKLRDQTRSQSKIDRVVHAEFSRRFKREVPMDSTVHSQETKLLACGPMLQARRFGAYNVNGYKFRTITKEDGLKTQNSGVYVSSNTRSYASMHDNRVAVGSVPYYGKIVDIIELNYSCHFTVVLFKCIWADTTTSRGIKEDHLGLISVNFTRPIHTGDREEDEPYILASEAQHVYYVRDEVDQEWSVVVHVKPRDLYDMGGENEDVEAAFSPQPGLNMSAAGDISDLQLTRDDVEDPVADGSDNIDYVP